In the Oncorhynchus gorbuscha isolate QuinsamMale2020 ecotype Even-year linkage group LG05, OgorEven_v1.0, whole genome shotgun sequence genome, one interval contains:
- the hps4 gene encoding Hermansky-Pudlak syndrome 4 protein isoform X1: MAAMAEIIVPDSRRCINFFLYDGSKVKGEGDPTRAGICYFYPEETPLDKQELLCGQLAGVSRCVSELSSSPVRLLRLRRSKFAIRMKDNFLWALSCSVEIPDVSICDFLDQLINLFSFYNGPIRQSYQIYSQEDLAVRWTQYLSHLQGGATELHHIFSVLSTIDSTHIDPLLLLKAALILQACQRCPLVLAGCVLYCGRVVSTQMPPDLTVKVMVHEMETYKQEQRPNGLSSSSSSGSTPLSSPVTSTTVFLTATELQYLRSAPVDRESRSKSTQSTPKESNRPRKSRLLSRTLSDTPTTDPLDPDPTHYVPLSFHYPSTPQSTIPDESLFSPSPSFHTPDPLSPSPIKVAPETSGHNLSNGKLYHEVEESVTGSSYDHSYNSIDGGRDESGLAGGRSMQNKDLHHINGQNGGSIVLSGERAGALRFRGQESPEPGSQRMGNVKVFKEKEGQGSKGLLQADTCDVPPYSPSPGENSTEAPLLPMSLYQHRVRGLVLALLVEPDFHSNTAATEEVYHSSLASLNGLEAHLRTTALGAPGPHGPYTFAHFDCIQNTLTTNLSGRPGGAQECSFVRATSLLHSHFSHTEALQEAIVRSAGAAVYGTRNVAQETYFLQKGGAVRNSGIPNHQDSAFSLPSKARHRLMKHGVNLL; this comes from the exons ATGGCAGCTATGGCTGAGATCATTGTGCCTGACTCAAGAAG ATGCATTAACTTCTTCCTGTATGATGGATCAAAGGTCAAGGGTGAGGGTGACCCTACAAGAGCTGGCATCTGCTACTTCTATCCTGAAGAG ACACCTCTGGATAAGCAGGAGCTGCTGTGTGGACAGCTGGCAGGCGTGAGCCGCTGTGTCTCTgagctctcctcctcccctgtacgTCTGCTCAGGCTACGGCGGAGCAAGTTCGCCATCCGCATGAAAGACAACTTTTTGTGG GCCTTAAGCTGTTCAGTGGAAATACCAGACGTCAGTATATGTGACTTCCTGGATCAGCTGATAAATCTCTTTAGTTTCTATAACGGCCCTATCCGCCAGAGCTACCAG ATCTACAGTCAAGAAGATTTAGCTGTTCGATGGACCCAGTACCTCTCCCACTTACAAGGAGGTGCCACTGAACTCCACCACATCTTCAGTGTCTTGAGCACCATTGACTCTACACAT ATTGACCCACTTCTCCTACTCAAGGCTGCCCTCATTCTGCAGGCCTGTCAACGCTGCCCCCTTGTGTTAGCTGGTTGTGTACTCTACTGTGGGAG GGTTGTCAGCACACAGATGCCTCCTGATCTCACAGTGAAAGTCATGGTTCATGAAATGGAAACATACAAGCAG GAACAGAGACCCAATGGACTGAGTTCCTCCAGCTCTTCTGGCAGCACTCCTCTATCTAGCCCAGTGACCTCCACCACTGTGTTCCTGACCGCCACTGAACTACAGTATCTCCGCTCCGCTCCTGTGGACAGAGAATCCAG ATCCAAATCTACCCAATCTACTCCAAAGGAATCAAACCGACCTAGGAAGTCCCGCCTCCTGTCAAGAACTCTATCTGACACACCAACCACTGATCCGCTTGACCCAGACCCCACCCACTACGTGCCACTATCCTTCCATTATCCCTCCACTCCCCAGTCAACTATACCTGATGAGTCGCTATTTAGCCCAAGTCCTTCATTTCACACTCCTGACCCTCTCAGCCCTTCACCAATCAAGGTCGCTCCAGAGACCTCTGGTCATAACTTGTCCAATGGAAAGCTGTACCATGAGGTGGAGGAGAGTGTCACAGGAAGTTCGTACGACCACAGTTATAACAGCATAGATGGTGGGAGAGATGAATCGGGTCTTGCAGGAGGCAGGTCAATGCAAAACAAGGACCTGCATCACATCAATGGACAGAATGGAGGTAGTATTGTactgagtggagagagagctggagccCTCCGGTTCAGAGGTCAGGAGTCCCCAGAGCCTGGCAGTCAGAGGATGGGAAATGTGAAGGTGTTTAAGgagaaggaaggacaggggagtAAAGGTTTACTGCAGGCTGATACTTGTGATGTGCCCCCCTACTCCCCTTCGCCCGGTGAGAACTCTACAGAGGCCCCTCTGCTCCCCATGTCGTTGTACCAGCACAGGGTGAGAGGGCTCGTACTGGCCCTACTGGTGGAGCCAGACTTCCACAGCAACACTGCAGCCACGGAGGAAGTG TATCACAGCAGCCTGGCATCTTTGAACGGACTGGAGGCACATCTGAGGACCACTGCTCTGGGGGCTCCCGGCCCACATGGACCGTACACCTTTGCACACTTTGACTGTATACAGAACACCCTCACAA CCAACCTGTCTGGCAGGCCAGGGGGAGCCCAGGAGTGTTCCTTTGTGAGAGCCACATCGCTGCTCCACTCGCATTTCTCTCACACTGAAGCTCTGCAGGAGGCTATTGTCAG GAGCGCTGGTGCAGCTGTGTACGGGACCCGCAATGTGGCCCAGGAGACGTACTTCCTGCAGAAAGGCGGAGCAGTGAGAAACTCTGGCATTCCTAACCACCAGGACAGCGCTTTCTCTCTGCCCAGCAAGGCCCGACACAGATTAATGAAACATGGGGTAAACCTGCTCTGA
- the LOC124036205 gene encoding cytochrome c oxidase subunit 6A, mitochondrial → MVSFGRISQALLRSSIIQTRQLSASAAHSHGEQTARTWKILSFVVALPGVAVCMLNMYLKMQQHAAHHVEPEFVPYSHLRIRSKRFPWGDGNKSLFHNPEVNALPDGYEGREE, encoded by the exons ATGGTGTCTTTTGGAAGAATTTCGCAAGCTCTCCTACGGTCCTCAATAATCCAGACCCGTCAACTCTCTGCCTCAGCGGCCCATAGTCATGGGGAGCAAACAG CCAGAACATGGAAGATCCTCTCCTTTGTAGTTGCCCTTCCGGGGGTTGCAGTGTGCATGTTGAACATGTACCTGAAGATGCAGCAACATGCTGCACACCATGTGGAACCTGAGTTCGTACCTTACAGCCACCTTCGCATTCGCAGCAAG CGTTTCCCATGGGGTGATGGCAACAAGAGCCTGTTCCACAACCCTGAAGTAAATGCCCTCCCTGATGGCTATGAAGGACGCGAAGAATGA
- the hps4 gene encoding Hermansky-Pudlak syndrome 4 protein isoform X2, translating to MAAMAEIIVPDSRRCINFFLYDGSKVKGEGDPTRAGICYFYPEETPLDKQELLCGQLAGVSRCVSELSSSPVRLLRLRRSKFAIRMKDNFLWALSCSVEIPDVSICDFLDQLINLFSFYNGPIRQSYQIYSQEDLAVRWTQYLSHLQGGATELHHIFSVLSTIDSTHIDPLLLLKAALILQACQRCPLVLAGCVLYCGRVVSTQMPPDLTVKVMVHEMETYKQRPNGLSSSSSSGSTPLSSPVTSTTVFLTATELQYLRSAPVDRESRSKSTQSTPKESNRPRKSRLLSRTLSDTPTTDPLDPDPTHYVPLSFHYPSTPQSTIPDESLFSPSPSFHTPDPLSPSPIKVAPETSGHNLSNGKLYHEVEESVTGSSYDHSYNSIDGGRDESGLAGGRSMQNKDLHHINGQNGGSIVLSGERAGALRFRGQESPEPGSQRMGNVKVFKEKEGQGSKGLLQADTCDVPPYSPSPGENSTEAPLLPMSLYQHRVRGLVLALLVEPDFHSNTAATEEVYHSSLASLNGLEAHLRTTALGAPGPHGPYTFAHFDCIQNTLTTNLSGRPGGAQECSFVRATSLLHSHFSHTEALQEAIVRSAGAAVYGTRNVAQETYFLQKGGAVRNSGIPNHQDSAFSLPSKARHRLMKHGVNLL from the exons ATGGCAGCTATGGCTGAGATCATTGTGCCTGACTCAAGAAG ATGCATTAACTTCTTCCTGTATGATGGATCAAAGGTCAAGGGTGAGGGTGACCCTACAAGAGCTGGCATCTGCTACTTCTATCCTGAAGAG ACACCTCTGGATAAGCAGGAGCTGCTGTGTGGACAGCTGGCAGGCGTGAGCCGCTGTGTCTCTgagctctcctcctcccctgtacgTCTGCTCAGGCTACGGCGGAGCAAGTTCGCCATCCGCATGAAAGACAACTTTTTGTGG GCCTTAAGCTGTTCAGTGGAAATACCAGACGTCAGTATATGTGACTTCCTGGATCAGCTGATAAATCTCTTTAGTTTCTATAACGGCCCTATCCGCCAGAGCTACCAG ATCTACAGTCAAGAAGATTTAGCTGTTCGATGGACCCAGTACCTCTCCCACTTACAAGGAGGTGCCACTGAACTCCACCACATCTTCAGTGTCTTGAGCACCATTGACTCTACACAT ATTGACCCACTTCTCCTACTCAAGGCTGCCCTCATTCTGCAGGCCTGTCAACGCTGCCCCCTTGTGTTAGCTGGTTGTGTACTCTACTGTGGGAG GGTTGTCAGCACACAGATGCCTCCTGATCTCACAGTGAAAGTCATGGTTCATGAAATGGAAACATACAAGCAG AGACCCAATGGACTGAGTTCCTCCAGCTCTTCTGGCAGCACTCCTCTATCTAGCCCAGTGACCTCCACCACTGTGTTCCTGACCGCCACTGAACTACAGTATCTCCGCTCCGCTCCTGTGGACAGAGAATCCAG ATCCAAATCTACCCAATCTACTCCAAAGGAATCAAACCGACCTAGGAAGTCCCGCCTCCTGTCAAGAACTCTATCTGACACACCAACCACTGATCCGCTTGACCCAGACCCCACCCACTACGTGCCACTATCCTTCCATTATCCCTCCACTCCCCAGTCAACTATACCTGATGAGTCGCTATTTAGCCCAAGTCCTTCATTTCACACTCCTGACCCTCTCAGCCCTTCACCAATCAAGGTCGCTCCAGAGACCTCTGGTCATAACTTGTCCAATGGAAAGCTGTACCATGAGGTGGAGGAGAGTGTCACAGGAAGTTCGTACGACCACAGTTATAACAGCATAGATGGTGGGAGAGATGAATCGGGTCTTGCAGGAGGCAGGTCAATGCAAAACAAGGACCTGCATCACATCAATGGACAGAATGGAGGTAGTATTGTactgagtggagagagagctggagccCTCCGGTTCAGAGGTCAGGAGTCCCCAGAGCCTGGCAGTCAGAGGATGGGAAATGTGAAGGTGTTTAAGgagaaggaaggacaggggagtAAAGGTTTACTGCAGGCTGATACTTGTGATGTGCCCCCCTACTCCCCTTCGCCCGGTGAGAACTCTACAGAGGCCCCTCTGCTCCCCATGTCGTTGTACCAGCACAGGGTGAGAGGGCTCGTACTGGCCCTACTGGTGGAGCCAGACTTCCACAGCAACACTGCAGCCACGGAGGAAGTG TATCACAGCAGCCTGGCATCTTTGAACGGACTGGAGGCACATCTGAGGACCACTGCTCTGGGGGCTCCCGGCCCACATGGACCGTACACCTTTGCACACTTTGACTGTATACAGAACACCCTCACAA CCAACCTGTCTGGCAGGCCAGGGGGAGCCCAGGAGTGTTCCTTTGTGAGAGCCACATCGCTGCTCCACTCGCATTTCTCTCACACTGAAGCTCTGCAGGAGGCTATTGTCAG GAGCGCTGGTGCAGCTGTGTACGGGACCCGCAATGTGGCCCAGGAGACGTACTTCCTGCAGAAAGGCGGAGCAGTGAGAAACTCTGGCATTCCTAACCACCAGGACAGCGCTTTCTCTCTGCCCAGCAAGGCCCGACACAGATTAATGAAACATGGGGTAAACCTGCTCTGA
- the si:ch211-170d8.2 gene encoding uncharacterized protein si:ch211-170d8.2 produces MAFTALFWIALMCLSMTTHLIGVQCGAVKELLSTSSTFQDGHKTLHTDILRRWRRESEATQRQHCALLAVPWMETNALPMDLAQQHRLRVLSMSQRGLRRAVYPEQPLFRFVRRVYRCCQLHFHCRGVKGIQGRISGDTDMEFLLSQDVLSVTVMRAEIHLYVLNPQHLNIEPVLSYMAKRKLPTRYSLLSKENVLELQVDLLFLFQGLQEAAGGAIGGPSLVGMRKVGELSSGGPRERPGSPWSLQDTNVDLWGKGVGPLLTNVELGLALNCDRGGVEVSCEHNGVHLLHSPFIAFSYR; encoded by the exons ATGGCTTTTACAGCCTTATTTTGGATTGCCTTAATGTGTCTATCTATGACTACTCATTTAATTGGAGTACAGTGTGGCGCGGTTAAGGAGTTACTGTCAACGTCATCCACTTTTCAGGATGGACACAAGACTTTACACACAGATATCTTGAGACGGTGGCGACGGGAGAGCGAGGCGACACAGCGGCAACATTGCGCACTGTTGGCAGTGCCTTGGATGGAAACCAACGCGCTCCCGATGGATTTGGCACAGCAACATCGTCTTCGGGTGCTTTCAATGTCCCAAAGAGGTTTACGGCGTGCAGTCTATCCAGAGCAACCGCTATTCCGTTTTGTCAGACGGGTCTATCGTTGCTGTCAATTACATTTCCATTGCAGAGGCGTCAAGGGGATTCAGGGTCGTATCAGTGGAG ATACAGACATGGAGTTCCTTCTCAGTCAGGATGTTCTGTCAGTGACAGTAATGAGAGCTGAGATTCATCTCTATGTGTTGAATCCTCAACACCTGAACATTGAGCCTGTCCTTTCCTACATGGCAAAACGCAAGCTTCCCACACG ATACAGTTTGCTGTCAAAGGAAAACGTTCTGGAGCTTCAAGTTGATCTGCTGTTCCTATTCCAAGGTCTTCAGGAGGCAGCTGGTGGTGCCATAGGGGGGCCAAGCCTAGTTGGCATGCGGAAAGTGGGGGAGCTTTCAAGTGGGGGCCCACGAGAAAGGCCGGGATCACCATGGTCTCTGCAGGATACCAATGTTGATCTCTGGGGGAAGGGGGTGGGCCCCCTGCTGACCAATGTGGAGTTAGGCCTTGCCCTGAACTGTGACAGGGGGGGAGTGGAGGTATCTTGTGAGCACAATGGAGTCCACCTATTACACTCTCCATTCATTGCTTTCTCCTACAGATAA